The following are from one region of the Vibrio rarus genome:
- a CDS encoding transposase, protein MPRSRRTQISIEDTPYYHCCSRVVRRAFLCGNDSFSGKNYDHRRGWVESLIMKLERVFAIDVAAFAVMSNHLHVILRVDIDTANNWTDREVLLQWHQLFKGDDLTHRFVKGNLVTAEEISLLKHAVATYRSRLCDISWFMRCLNEPIARRANKEDNCTGRFWEGRFKSQALLDDAALLTCMAYVDLNPIRAKMADTPTQSDHTSIQLRIKAAIKGEQPKNLLPFNENERNANHKDIPFSVKDYLTLVAETGRIISNGKRGVMSEKSAELLTKMHIPSDNWLKLTTEFGQLFRGPVGTLDELTCYCEHLEKRRRHFSWCCQYLKAN, encoded by the coding sequence TTTTTATGTGGGAATGACTCTTTTTCAGGTAAAAACTATGACCACAGAAGAGGTTGGGTTGAATCTCTTATTATGAAATTAGAGCGTGTTTTTGCCATTGATGTGGCAGCTTTTGCTGTTATGTCTAACCATTTACATGTGATATTACGTGTTGACATTGATACGGCTAATAACTGGACAGATAGGGAGGTTTTACTGCAATGGCATCAGTTATTTAAAGGGGATGATCTTACTCACCGGTTTGTGAAAGGTAATTTAGTTACAGCGGAAGAAATATCTTTATTAAAACATGCAGTTGCAACCTACCGCAGTAGACTGTGTGACATTAGTTGGTTCATGCGTTGTTTAAATGAGCCTATTGCTCGCCGAGCAAATAAAGAAGATAACTGCACTGGTCGATTTTGGGAGGGGCGATTTAAATCGCAAGCCTTACTGGATGACGCAGCCCTTTTAACATGTATGGCCTATGTCGATCTCAACCCTATCAGAGCAAAGATGGCCGACACCCCAACGCAATCCGATCATACGAGCATTCAACTTCGCATTAAGGCAGCAATAAAAGGGGAACAACCGAAAAATTTATTACCTTTTAATGAAAATGAACGCAATGCAAACCATAAAGATATCCCTTTCTCTGTCAAAGATTACCTCACGTTAGTAGCAGAAACAGGACGTATTATTAGTAATGGTAAACGTGGTGTGATGAGTGAGAAAAGCGCTGAATTACTCACCAAAATGCACATCCCTAGTGATAATTGGTTAAAATTAACCACTGAATTTGGTCAATTGTTTCGTGGTCCAGTTGGTACACTTGATGAACTCACCTGCTATTGTGAGCACCTAGAAAAACGACGACGACACTTTTCTTGGTGTTGCCAATATCTAAAAGCAAATTAA